Proteins encoded in a region of the Streptococcus sanguinis genome:
- a CDS encoding amino acid ABC transporter ATP-binding protein, translating into MLEVKHISKRFGEHQVLADVSLKVNQGDVVVILGPSGSGKTTFLRCLNHLEKADGGQLTLSGKDYDLAKLSKKEILEIRRKTAFVFQHYNLFANKTALENILEGLVIARKIPREEALEIAEESLKRVGLLAYKDYYPSQLSGGQQQRIGIARAIAVKPDVILLDEPTSALDPELVGEVLSVMKQLAQEGVTMVVVTHEMSFARDVANHVIFMDGGHIVEENPPQEFFSSPKEERTKQFLSRILSDASYSVEYMI; encoded by the coding sequence ATGTTAGAAGTAAAACATATCTCCAAACGATTTGGAGAGCACCAGGTGCTGGCAGATGTCAGTCTCAAGGTCAATCAAGGTGACGTTGTGGTTATTCTGGGACCCTCAGGCTCTGGGAAAACAACATTTCTACGCTGTCTGAATCACTTAGAAAAAGCGGATGGCGGCCAGCTGACTTTGTCTGGTAAGGACTATGATTTGGCTAAGCTTAGCAAAAAGGAGATTTTGGAAATTCGTAGAAAGACGGCCTTTGTCTTCCAGCATTATAATCTCTTTGCCAATAAAACTGCCCTTGAAAATATCTTAGAGGGCTTAGTGATAGCTCGTAAGATACCGAGGGAAGAAGCGCTTGAGATTGCGGAAGAGTCCTTGAAGCGCGTGGGACTCTTGGCCTACAAGGACTATTATCCTTCGCAGCTATCAGGCGGCCAGCAGCAGCGGATTGGGATTGCCCGTGCCATTGCTGTCAAGCCAGATGTCATCCTGCTGGATGAACCAACTTCGGCTCTAGATCCGGAACTGGTCGGCGAAGTTCTCAGCGTCATGAAACAGCTGGCTCAGGAGGGAGTGACCATGGTCGTTGTGACCCATGAGATGAGCTTTGCCCGTGATGTGGCTAACCATGTCATCTTTATGGACGGAGGTCATATCGTCGAAGAAAATCCTCCTCAGGAATTCTTCTCTAGTCCGAAGGAAGAGCGGACCAAACAGTTTCTGTCCCGCATTCTGTCAGATGCCAGCTATAGTGTAGAGTATATGATTTAA
- a CDS encoding DeoR/GlpR family DNA-binding transcription regulator, producing MVSLERMSRIIDILSKRKIIATAQLEELLYCSTSTLRRDLIELEKEGKIIRSHGEVMLITANNVEYVYSARAREEEKSKQQIAEIASTFITHNQSIFIDSSTTAAMLIPHLAPFQNLRVITNGIEAARQLNNFENVTLFLSGGHIGCGTNSALGDFAANFINNFHADLLFFSCRGLDRYAAYEANHNQAHIKREMIANSDKAILLADHSKFNTSHYFKLSNYSSLDCIITDQPPVESFQNAVGSQCEILW from the coding sequence ATGGTTTCTTTGGAACGAATGAGTCGAATTATAGACATTCTCAGCAAGCGAAAGATTATTGCAACCGCCCAACTTGAAGAACTTTTGTACTGTTCTACATCAACACTTCGACGGGACTTGATTGAGCTAGAAAAAGAGGGGAAAATCATCCGCTCTCATGGTGAGGTCATGCTGATTACGGCCAATAATGTAGAATATGTGTATTCTGCTCGCGCCCGTGAAGAAGAAAAAAGCAAGCAGCAAATTGCTGAAATTGCTTCAACCTTTATCACTCATAACCAATCTATCTTCATTGACAGCTCTACGACTGCAGCCATGCTCATTCCGCATTTGGCACCTTTCCAGAACCTACGTGTCATAACCAATGGTATTGAAGCAGCCCGCCAGCTAAATAACTTTGAAAACGTCACCCTCTTCTTATCAGGCGGACACATTGGCTGTGGGACCAATTCTGCGCTGGGCGATTTTGCTGCCAACTTCATCAACAATTTCCATGCAGACTTACTCTTCTTTAGCTGCCGAGGCTTAGATCGCTACGCTGCCTACGAAGCCAACCACAATCAGGCTCACATCAAGCGAGAAATGATTGCTAATAGCGATAAAGCCATTTTATTAGCTGATCACTCTAAATTTAACACCAGTCATTATTTCAAACTTTCCAACTATTCTAGTCTGGATTGCATTATCACCGACCAGCCACCAGTCGAATCCTTTCAAAATGCTGTCGGGAGCCAGTGCGAAATCCTCTGGTAA
- a CDS encoding class II aldolase/adducin family protein — protein sequence MDHQEEIIREQICDVCHKMWQLGWVAANDGNVSVRLDQDTIIATPTGISKSFITPEKLVKLNLKGEIIEAQDGYRPSSEIKMHIRCYEEREDVNAVVHAHPPIATGFALAHIPLDTYSLFESAIVVGAIPITPFGVPSTMEVPDAITPYLPEHDVMLLENHGALTVGSDVITAYYRMETLELVAKTTFHGRMLLSTKGVEEEEISRPTLERLFAMRANYKVTGRHPGYRKYNGDGSIKE from the coding sequence ATGGATCATCAAGAAGAAATAATCCGCGAACAAATATGTGATGTATGCCACAAGATGTGGCAATTAGGCTGGGTAGCCGCTAATGACGGCAATGTCTCAGTCCGTCTAGACCAAGATACCATTATTGCAACGCCAACAGGTATCAGTAAGAGCTTTATCACGCCTGAAAAACTCGTCAAGCTCAATCTAAAAGGGGAGATTATTGAGGCTCAGGACGGCTATCGTCCTTCCAGTGAAATCAAGATGCACATTCGCTGCTATGAAGAACGGGAGGATGTGAATGCTGTCGTCCACGCGCATCCGCCAATTGCGACTGGCTTTGCACTGGCTCATATTCCGCTTGATACCTATTCCTTGTTCGAGAGTGCCATTGTAGTAGGAGCCATTCCAATCACTCCATTTGGTGTGCCATCTACCATGGAAGTGCCAGATGCCATCACCCCATACTTGCCAGAACATGATGTCATGTTACTTGAAAATCATGGCGCCTTGACTGTGGGAAGCGATGTAATCACAGCTTACTATCGGATGGAAACCTTGGAGCTGGTTGCTAAGACCACCTTCCACGGACGCATGTTGCTTTCCACTAAGGGAGTTGAGGAGGAAGAAATTTCTCGTCCAACCTTGGAACGCTTGTTTGCCATGCGGGCCAATTATAAAGTCACAGGCCGTCACCCTGGTTATCGTAAATATAATGGTGACGGAAGCATCAAAGAATAA
- a CDS encoding L-fucose isomerase, producing the protein MTQHPRIGIRPTIDGRRQGVRESLEVQTMNMAKSVADLISSTLKYPDGQPVECVISPSTIGRVPEAAASHELFKKSNVCATITVTPCWCYGSETMDMSPDIPHAIWGFNGTERPGAVYLAAVLASHAQKGIPAFGIYGRDVQEASDTEIPEDVKEKILRYSRAALATGLMRDTAYLSMGSVSMGIGGSIVNPDFFQEYLGMRNESVDMTEFTRRIDRGIYDHEEFERAMVWVKEHIKEGVDRNREDLVLSPEEKAKQWEFVVKMFMIGRDLMQGNPRLAELGFEEEAIGHHALVAGFQGQRQWTDHFPNGDFMETFLNTQFDWNGIRKPYVFATENDSLNGVSMLFNYLLTNTPQIFADVRTYWSPEAVERVTGHKLEGQAADGFLHLINSGSCTLDGTGQASRDGKPVIKPFWELEQSEVDAMLENTDFPPANREYFRGGGFSTRFLTKGHMPVTMVRLNILKGVGPVLQIAEGYTLELPEEVHHTLDNRTDPGWPTTWFAPRLTGKGAFKSVYDVMNNWGANHGAITYGHIGADLITLASMLRIPVNMHNVPEEDIFRPKNWSLFGTEDLESADYRACQLLGPIHK; encoded by the coding sequence ATGACTCAACATCCACGTATTGGGATTCGTCCAACCATTGACGGACGTCGCCAAGGTGTTCGGGAATCACTAGAAGTACAAACCATGAATATGGCTAAAAGTGTGGCTGACTTGATTAGCTCAACCTTGAAATATCCTGACGGTCAGCCTGTTGAATGTGTTATTTCGCCATCTACCATCGGTCGTGTACCTGAGGCAGCCGCGTCACATGAATTATTCAAAAAATCAAATGTTTGCGCGACTATCACAGTGACACCCTGCTGGTGCTATGGTAGTGAAACCATGGATATGTCGCCAGATATTCCGCATGCTATCTGGGGCTTCAATGGCACTGAACGGCCAGGAGCTGTTTATCTCGCTGCAGTACTGGCTTCACATGCGCAAAAAGGAATTCCGGCTTTTGGTATTTATGGCAGGGATGTCCAGGAAGCCAGCGACACTGAAATTCCAGAAGATGTAAAAGAGAAAATTTTGCGTTATAGCCGGGCTGCTTTGGCAACAGGATTGATGCGGGACACAGCTTACTTGTCCATGGGCAGCGTCTCTATGGGAATCGGTGGCTCCATTGTCAATCCAGACTTTTTCCAAGAATACTTGGGTATGCGCAATGAATCAGTTGATATGACGGAGTTTACTCGTCGGATTGACCGAGGCATTTATGACCACGAAGAGTTTGAACGGGCCATGGTTTGGGTCAAAGAGCACATCAAAGAGGGTGTGGATCGCAACCGTGAGGACTTGGTTCTTTCTCCAGAAGAAAAAGCAAAACAATGGGAATTTGTGGTCAAGATGTTCATGATTGGCCGGGACCTCATGCAAGGCAATCCTCGCTTGGCTGAGCTTGGCTTTGAGGAAGAAGCTATTGGGCATCATGCCTTGGTTGCTGGCTTCCAAGGTCAGCGTCAATGGACTGACCACTTCCCGAACGGGGACTTCATGGAAACCTTCCTCAATACTCAGTTTGATTGGAATGGTATCCGTAAACCTTATGTTTTTGCGACAGAAAATGACTCGCTCAACGGTGTGTCTATGCTCTTTAACTATCTCTTGACAAATACACCGCAAATCTTCGCAGATGTCCGGACTTATTGGAGTCCAGAAGCGGTAGAACGTGTGACAGGACACAAGTTAGAAGGCCAGGCAGCTGATGGCTTCTTGCACTTGATTAACTCTGGTTCTTGTACCCTGGATGGAACGGGGCAAGCCAGTCGAGATGGCAAGCCAGTCATCAAGCCATTCTGGGAATTGGAACAGAGTGAAGTGGATGCCATGCTTGAAAACACAGACTTCCCACCAGCCAATCGCGAATACTTCCGTGGTGGTGGCTTCTCTACTCGATTCTTGACCAAGGGTCATATGCCTGTGACCATGGTGCGCTTGAATATCCTGAAAGGCGTAGGTCCAGTCTTACAAATCGCTGAAGGTTATACTTTGGAATTGCCAGAGGAAGTGCATCATACCTTGGATAATCGGACAGATCCAGGCTGGCCAACTACTTGGTTTGCACCGCGTTTGACAGGAAAAGGTGCCTTCAAGTCTGTCTATGATGTTATGAACAACTGGGGAGCAAACCACGGTGCCATTACCTATGGCCATATCGGAGCGGATTTGATTACGCTGGCTTCTATGCTGCGTATCCCAGTCAATATGCACAATGTACCGGAGGAAGACATCTTCCGTCCCAAGAACTGGTCACTGTTTGGCACAGAAGATTTGGAATCAGCCGACTACCGTGCTTGCCAATTATTAGGGCCAATTCATAAATAA
- a CDS encoding PTS sugar transporter subunit IIB, translating to MTKTIILACVGGLTTSMLVERINEVIHRDQLDYSFYSIGITGMNNLKNIDVLLLSPQLAYLEEKAKASLQVPVAVISDEDFELMRGEEVLRQAEVLMD from the coding sequence ATGACCAAGACAATTATTCTAGCCTGCGTAGGTGGCTTAACAACCAGCATGTTGGTAGAGCGAATCAATGAAGTTATTCATCGTGACCAATTGGATTATTCCTTTTATTCCATTGGGATTACGGGTATGAATAACTTGAAGAATATCGATGTCTTATTGCTCAGTCCGCAATTAGCCTATTTAGAAGAAAAGGCTAAAGCAAGCCTACAGGTGCCGGTCGCAGTCATTAGTGATGAAGATTTCGAGTTGATGAGAGGCGAAGAAGTGCTTCGTCAGGCTGAAGTATTGATGGACTAG
- a CDS encoding PTS lactose/cellobiose transporter subunit IIA, giving the protein MAGQDKGSSQELMRLIIKSSKVTAQVMQSLELAQSGQKEEANTELEQARKLSVEAHNLQTSLIQSELSGKANPPSLLAVHAQDHFMNSHLLLELAAVFLNQIEEIEDLKARIAKLEQVGE; this is encoded by the coding sequence ATGGCAGGACAAGACAAAGGCTCAAGCCAAGAGCTGATGCGACTGATTATCAAGAGTAGTAAAGTGACTGCGCAAGTCATGCAGAGTTTGGAGTTGGCTCAGTCAGGTCAGAAGGAAGAAGCAAATACTGAGTTGGAACAAGCGAGAAAACTCAGCGTGGAGGCTCACAACTTACAGACCAGCCTTATCCAGTCTGAACTGAGTGGCAAAGCCAATCCTCCAAGTCTGCTGGCGGTCCATGCTCAGGACCATTTTATGAATAGCCATTTATTACTCGAATTAGCCGCCGTATTTCTCAATCAAATAGAAGAAATCGAAGATTTAAAAGCAAGAATTGCAAAACTGGAACAGGTAGGTGAGTAG
- a CDS encoding sugar ABC transporter ATP-binding protein, giving the protein MDHPVILEMKGIVKSFGPVRALKGVNFDLRAGEVHALMGENGAGKSTLMKVLTGIYGANEGTIHYNQEEVVYSKPKEAMDAGIVIVHQELNMMNHLTVAQNIFIGREEVQGSFFINDASSIKKAKELFSLLKLDINPTEKVGNLTVGKQQMVEIAKALSMDAKVIVFDEPTAALTESEINELFVIIDDLRAKGVGIIYISHRMDEIARITDRVTVMRDGEYVGTVNTKDTTKDEIISMMVGRTIYEDPKAASTVAEDAPVVLEVKNLCAGTAVKDVSFKLHKGEILGFSGLMGAGRTEVARLLFGADKKESGSIFINGKEVSINSPQDAIREGIGYLSEDRKRFGCIVDMTIANNTVITNLDKYIKAGLIDDGAIVKASDQFVQSLHTKTPSSKQLVRNLSGGNQQKVVIAKWLEQNSDILIFDEPTRGIDVGAKSEIYTLMNDLVAQGKSIIMISSELTEILRMSDRIVVMCEGRKTGELDISQATQERILALATDR; this is encoded by the coding sequence ATGGATCATCCTGTCATATTAGAAATGAAGGGCATTGTTAAAAGCTTCGGTCCAGTCCGAGCCTTAAAGGGAGTCAATTTTGACTTGCGGGCTGGTGAAGTGCATGCTCTAATGGGTGAAAATGGGGCTGGTAAATCCACTTTGATGAAGGTCTTGACTGGTATCTACGGAGCAAATGAGGGTACTATTCATTACAATCAAGAAGAGGTGGTCTATTCCAAGCCCAAGGAAGCAATGGATGCAGGAATCGTTATCGTTCACCAAGAATTGAATATGATGAACCATCTAACAGTGGCTCAAAATATCTTTATTGGACGGGAAGAAGTCCAAGGCAGCTTCTTCATTAACGATGCATCCAGTATTAAAAAAGCAAAAGAACTCTTTAGTCTCTTAAAACTAGACATCAACCCAACTGAAAAAGTAGGAAATCTGACAGTTGGGAAACAACAAATGGTCGAAATTGCCAAGGCCCTCTCAATGGATGCCAAGGTGATTGTCTTTGACGAACCGACAGCAGCTCTGACTGAATCGGAAATCAATGAGCTCTTTGTCATCATTGACGACCTGCGTGCAAAAGGTGTCGGTATTATCTACATCTCCCACCGGATGGATGAGATTGCCCGAATCACAGACCGCGTGACTGTTATGCGGGACGGTGAGTATGTAGGCACGGTCAATACCAAAGACACCACCAAGGATGAAATCATCTCCATGATGGTTGGACGGACGATTTATGAAGATCCTAAGGCTGCGTCAACAGTAGCAGAAGATGCTCCTGTAGTGCTGGAGGTGAAAAACCTCTGTGCAGGAACAGCCGTTAAAGATGTGAGTTTCAAACTTCATAAGGGTGAAATTCTAGGTTTCTCAGGATTGATGGGAGCCGGTCGGACAGAAGTTGCCCGTTTGCTGTTTGGTGCAGACAAAAAAGAAAGCGGTTCCATTTTCATAAATGGGAAAGAAGTAAGCATCAATTCTCCCCAAGATGCCATCCGGGAAGGGATTGGTTACTTATCTGAAGACCGCAAGCGCTTTGGCTGTATCGTGGACATGACTATTGCCAACAATACGGTCATAACCAATCTTGATAAGTATATCAAGGCTGGCTTGATTGATGATGGTGCTATTGTCAAGGCAAGTGATCAGTTTGTTCAATCTTTACATACCAAGACACCGTCATCCAAACAGCTAGTTCGCAATCTTTCAGGAGGAAACCAGCAGAAAGTGGTCATTGCCAAATGGCTGGAACAAAATAGTGATATTTTAATCTTTGATGAGCCGACACGAGGGATTGATGTCGGAGCAAAAAGTGAAATATACACACTGATGAATGATCTGGTTGCTCAAGGCAAATCCATTATCATGATTTCGTCAGAACTGACAGAAATCTTACGGATGAGCGATCGAATCGTAGTCATGTGTGAAGGTAGAAAAACGGGTGAGCTGGATATTAGCCAAGCAACACAAGAGAGAATCTTGGCGCTAGCGACTGACCGTTAA
- a CDS encoding ABC transporter permease, with the protein MKLEKTVGLQKLIALIALVVIFAFFAISSESFRSFDTVVSILDASYYIGFLAIGVTFVIITGGIDLSIGTVMMCSAIIGGVLHTKMGWPLWLSLLAILVIGGLFGLLNGIMVAKFGLPPFIATLGTMMISRGLSSIVSNVQSVTFPLRGTGEGWYKDLFRTQDNFPTGLIVLVLVAVLAAVVLNKTKIGRYIFAIGSNKEATRLSGVNVVKWEGMAYVIGGLSAGLAAVAYAATYSTILPGTGNGMELDAIAGVVVGGTSLAGGVGSVIGTIIGVFIMSVLKIGLPYIDLQPHYQLFITGFVVIVAVYFDIFIRKNKKK; encoded by the coding sequence ATGAAATTAGAAAAAACAGTTGGTTTACAAAAGCTGATTGCCTTGATTGCCTTGGTGGTAATCTTTGCCTTCTTTGCCATCTCCAGCGAATCATTTCGTTCGTTTGATACGGTAGTCAGTATCTTAGATGCGTCATATTATATTGGTTTCCTTGCCATTGGGGTCACATTTGTCATCATTACAGGTGGTATTGACCTCTCTATTGGTACGGTGATGATGTGCTCGGCTATTATCGGGGGTGTCCTTCACACCAAGATGGGCTGGCCGCTCTGGCTGTCTTTGCTGGCCATTCTAGTCATTGGAGGATTATTCGGCCTGCTCAATGGAATCATGGTCGCAAAATTCGGTTTGCCGCCTTTTATCGCGACGCTGGGTACGATGATGATTTCCCGCGGTCTGAGCTCCATTGTCTCAAACGTCCAAAGTGTAACCTTCCCTCTTCGTGGAACAGGTGAAGGTTGGTACAAAGATTTATTCCGAACCCAGGATAATTTCCCGACAGGCTTGATTGTGCTGGTGCTTGTGGCTGTCCTTGCTGCGGTAGTATTGAACAAGACAAAAATTGGCCGCTATATCTTCGCGATTGGCTCCAATAAAGAAGCTACTCGTCTGTCTGGGGTCAATGTTGTCAAATGGGAAGGCATGGCCTATGTCATAGGCGGTCTGTCAGCAGGGCTTGCTGCCGTTGCTTATGCGGCCACCTACTCTACGATTCTGCCAGGTACTGGTAACGGTATGGAGCTGGATGCGATTGCCGGTGTCGTAGTAGGGGGAACTTCTCTAGCTGGTGGTGTCGGATCTGTTATTGGTACCATTATCGGGGTCTTCATCATGTCAGTCCTGAAAATTGGTTTGCCTTATATCGACCTACAGCCCCACTATCAACTCTTTATTACTGGTTTCGTTGTTATCGTCGCTGTTTACTTTGATATTTTTATTCGCAAGAATAAGAAAAAATAA
- a CDS encoding ABC transporter substrate-binding protein has product MRKSFKFATAALLAAAAIGLVACSSSKKDNKTADSKGGDYRVEVIAKGFQHDFWKAVNKGAEQAADEFGAKITFVGPQNETAIAEQLEQLNNAINKNPDAIALAALDTESELDAIKQAQAKNIPLIGFDSGVPGAPDGAIKATASTDNHAAGANAAEHLFPLLEKKLGDKPVRIGVVSQEANSLSITQRTSGFIDKMVELLEKKGIKTAVVGHDKFKNNVSESDAKAIIEVRVPAQVDDAAGKTEASTVLEKSDTVAIYGSNEFAAKAIINANGSFKESKLGADKILAVGFDSGALQQDAIRNGLFVGSVTQDPIQIGYQSVKLAIEAAQGKEVKDVDTGSKWYDAKNIDSDEIKPLLYQ; this is encoded by the coding sequence ATGAGAAAATCATTTAAATTTGCTACTGCGGCACTTCTTGCTGCTGCTGCGATTGGACTAGTTGCTTGTTCTTCTTCTAAAAAAGACAATAAAACTGCGGATAGCAAGGGTGGAGACTACCGGGTAGAAGTAATTGCCAAAGGATTCCAACACGATTTCTGGAAAGCCGTTAATAAGGGTGCTGAACAAGCTGCAGATGAATTTGGCGCTAAGATTACTTTTGTCGGCCCTCAAAATGAAACCGCTATCGCAGAACAATTGGAACAGTTAAATAATGCCATTAACAAAAATCCAGATGCGATTGCCCTAGCAGCACTTGATACCGAATCAGAGCTAGATGCTATTAAACAAGCCCAAGCCAAGAATATCCCGCTGATTGGTTTTGACTCAGGGGTTCCAGGTGCCCCAGACGGAGCAATCAAAGCAACAGCCTCTACAGACAACCATGCTGCTGGTGCCAATGCAGCAGAACACTTGTTCCCATTGTTAGAAAAGAAATTGGGCGACAAGCCGGTTCGTATCGGGGTGGTTTCCCAAGAAGCAAACTCACTTTCTATCACACAACGGACTTCCGGTTTCATTGATAAGATGGTTGAGTTGCTAGAAAAGAAAGGCATCAAAACGGCTGTTGTTGGTCATGATAAATTCAAAAACAATGTCTCTGAATCAGATGCCAAAGCGATCATTGAAGTTCGTGTACCAGCACAAGTAGACGATGCAGCAGGTAAGACAGAAGCATCCACTGTGCTTGAAAAATCAGATACAGTCGCTATTTACGGTTCAAATGAATTTGCAGCTAAAGCTATTATCAACGCAAATGGCAGTTTCAAGGAATCTAAGCTCGGTGCAGATAAGATTTTGGCTGTCGGTTTTGACTCAGGTGCCTTGCAGCAAGATGCGATTCGCAATGGTCTCTTTGTAGGATCTGTTACGCAAGACCCGATTCAAATCGGCTATCAATCTGTAAAATTAGCTATTGAAGCGGCCCAAGGGAAAGAAGTCAAAGATGTAGACACAGGATCAAAATGGTATGATGCCAAGAACATCGACTCTGATGAAATCAAACCATTGCTTTACCAATAA
- a CDS encoding rhamnulokinase — protein MTLMKLLAIDLGASSGRVMQAIYNGHSIQLSEVHRFKNEPMNVNDGLYWNILHLFGEIKIGIKKASADGIPIQSISVDTWGVDYAYLDQNGDLLYQPHCYRDNRMGQYEETFYKKISKEALFEETGVQPACINTVLQLFADLQEKPHLARVAERVLFMPDLINYLLSGVLSSEYTIASSSGLLNINSQTWSDSVFETLGIPKKWFGEVTQGGKVLRSLSPRITQELKIEPFDVIAGAGHDTAAAVLAIPYASEQPTAFISCGTWSLVGLESQNPVTSQEGLAANLTNEGCFDGRYRILKNTTGLWIIQELQRDWRLQGQDISFAEMVNLARDVTNNRSWLNPNDPIFAAPGDMEAKVKERCHMTNQPVPQSKGEVVRVVLESLAFAYRQTVEQIESLTGQKIKQIHMVGGGIQNELLCQLTADVSQKPVLTGPIEASALGNILAQLLTLGEIQDRQTAQKLIKDSEKTKQYQPQEGSDLAQSYQEFQASMKVGS, from the coding sequence ATGACATTGATGAAATTACTGGCCATTGACCTAGGTGCTAGTTCAGGTCGTGTCATGCAAGCAATTTACAATGGCCATAGTATCCAGCTATCAGAAGTTCATCGCTTCAAAAACGAGCCGATGAACGTGAATGACGGTCTTTATTGGAATATTTTGCATTTATTTGGAGAAATCAAGATTGGGATTAAGAAAGCTTCAGCAGATGGGATTCCTATTCAATCCATATCCGTTGATACATGGGGAGTGGATTATGCCTATCTAGACCAAAACGGAGATCTGCTCTACCAGCCGCATTGTTATCGTGACAATCGTATGGGCCAATACGAAGAAACTTTTTATAAGAAAATCAGCAAAGAGGCGCTTTTTGAGGAGACAGGTGTACAGCCTGCCTGCATTAACACTGTCCTGCAACTATTCGCTGATTTGCAGGAAAAGCCCCATTTGGCAAGAGTTGCAGAGCGCGTGCTCTTCATGCCAGATTTGATTAACTATCTTTTGTCAGGTGTTTTATCCAGCGAGTATACCATTGCCAGCAGCAGTGGTTTGCTCAATATCAATTCTCAGACATGGTCTGACAGCGTTTTTGAGACGCTAGGGATTCCTAAAAAGTGGTTTGGTGAGGTGACACAGGGAGGAAAAGTCCTGAGAAGCCTGTCGCCACGGATCACACAAGAGCTGAAAATTGAGCCTTTTGATGTCATTGCTGGGGCTGGTCATGATACAGCGGCAGCTGTTCTGGCTATTCCTTATGCGAGTGAGCAGCCAACAGCCTTTATCTCTTGCGGTACTTGGTCTCTAGTCGGTCTAGAATCTCAGAATCCTGTAACCAGCCAGGAAGGTTTAGCGGCCAATCTGACCAATGAAGGCTGCTTTGACGGTCGCTATCGGATTTTGAAGAATACGACAGGGCTCTGGATTATCCAAGAACTGCAGCGGGACTGGCGCTTGCAAGGTCAGGACATCAGCTTTGCTGAAATGGTGAATCTGGCAAGAGACGTCACGAATAATCGCTCTTGGCTCAATCCCAATGACCCTATTTTTGCAGCCCCAGGAGACATGGAGGCTAAGGTCAAGGAGCGTTGTCATATGACCAACCAGCCTGTCCCTCAAAGCAAAGGAGAGGTTGTCCGAGTGGTCTTGGAAAGTCTCGCTTTTGCCTACCGTCAAACCGTGGAGCAAATTGAGAGCTTGACCGGTCAGAAAATCAAGCAGATTCACATGGTCGGCGGCGGTATCCAAAATGAACTGCTCTGCCAGCTGACAGCTGATGTAAGCCAGAAACCAGTCCTAACAGGGCCGATTGAAGCCAGTGCTTTGGGAAATATCTTGGCACAGCTTTTGACCTTAGGTGAGATTCAAGATCGGCAGACTGCCCAAAAGCTCATCAAGGATTCAGAAAAGACCAAGCAATACCAGCCTCAAGAAGGCTCAGACTTGGCTCAATCCTATCAAGAATTTCAAGCAAGTATGAAAGTAGGAAGCTAG
- a CDS encoding RbsD/FucU family protein, protein MLKHIPTILSPELVKYLMEMGHGDEVVIADANFPAHRIGQRVVRCDGHGVPALLDAILTVLPLDTYSDYQAGLMQVVPGDPTVPVIWDDYKALLEEHYPGTAIKEFERFAFYEQAEKAYLIIQTGEGALYGNIILKKGVIAS, encoded by the coding sequence ATGTTAAAGCATATTCCAACTATTTTAAGTCCAGAATTGGTCAAGTATCTGATGGAGATGGGGCATGGAGACGAAGTGGTCATTGCCGATGCAAACTTCCCTGCCCATCGGATTGGTCAGCGGGTTGTTCGCTGTGACGGGCACGGAGTTCCAGCGCTGCTGGATGCTATCTTGACTGTGCTGCCCTTGGATACTTATAGCGACTACCAAGCAGGTCTTATGCAGGTAGTGCCGGGAGATCCAACCGTACCAGTCATCTGGGATGACTACAAGGCTTTGTTAGAAGAGCACTATCCAGGTACAGCCATCAAAGAATTTGAACGCTTTGCTTTCTATGAACAGGCGGAAAAAGCTTATTTGATCATCCAAACGGGCGAAGGAGCTCTATACGGCAATATCATTTTGAAAAAAGGTGTCATTGCCAGCTAA